From one Anopheles cruzii chromosome 3, idAnoCruzAS_RS32_06, whole genome shotgun sequence genomic stretch:
- the LOC128269776 gene encoding uncharacterized protein LOC128269776, whose product MLLSVVDSAPTGSDGSSCSRLDFDQAELSALRKCDYMQEFIAKPYNTSEHFKPYRAEAEHYLSQRWQGLTCGETVATYQFNSETELRMAYNLIFDSGATLEVRVYDWSRLDADDQPTLVEKWRTSVSTDGWGFFREKLKNPVLQARIQIEANINAGSDLAIEYLSIFNYEVETDECEAIDEFATTVATTSTVETTTTTMEPSTETSSTATLPVTTTTPEPTTIESTSPATTSQATTPSTTTHPVSTTTPEITTTTTAESTSSTTTSQSTTHSTTTMVSTASSSASTGTTPITTTTNGPRDDPSITPTVTLPPSTTVKPTNGPQPATTLPTSLPEEVHMSSAPWVWMTLSALFGVFFVVSFSGAIYLCRASQHLERLARHVLNEGQQQYKH is encoded by the exons ATGCTACTCAGTGTGGTCGACAGTGCACCAACCGGAAGTGATGGGTCGTCCTGTTCACGGCTGGACTTTGATCAGGCCGAGCTTAGCGCCCTACGCAAGTGCGACTACATGCAGGAGTTTATCGCCAAACCGTACAATACCTCCGAGCACTTTAAACCTTACCGGGCGGAGGCCGAGCACTACCTGTCTCAGCGATGGCAAGGGCTCACCTGTGGCGAAACGGTCGCTACGTACCAGTTCAACAGCGAAACCGAACTGCGGATGGCGTACAACCTTATTTTTGACAGTGGCGCTACCCTGGAGGTGCGGGTGTACGACTGGAGCCGACTGGACGCGGACGATCAGCCGACGTTGGTGGAGAAGTGGCGCACATCGGTGTCCACCGATGGTTGGGGCTTTTTTCGCGAGAAGCTCAAGAATCCCGTACTGCAGGCAAGG ATTCAAATTGAGGCGAACATTAACGCGGGCAGTGATTTGGCGATCGAGTACCTGTCCATATTTAACTACGAGGTGGAAACGGATGAATGTGAGGCGATCGATGAGTTTGCGACGACCGTCGCCACGACCAGCACAGTGGAGACGACCACAACCACGATGGAACCGTCAACGGAAACATCCTCGACAGCAACACTTCCGGTGACTACAACAACACCCGAACCGACAACGATTGAAAGCACGAGCCCGGCAACTACGTCACAGGCGACGACAccctcaacaacaacacatccGGTGTCTACGACAACACCGGAGataacaacgacaacaacggcTGAAAGCACGAGTTCCACGACTACGTCACAGTCGACGACGCACTCAACAACAACGATGGTTAGTACCGCTTCTTCCAGCGCCAGTACAGGCACTACACCCATTACTACGACCACAAATGGGCCACGGGATGACCCATCGATCACTCCTACCGTTACGCTGCCACCCTCTACAACGGTGAAGCCAACGAACGGTCCACAGCCTGCGACTACGTTGCCCACCAGTTTGCCAGAAGAGGTCCACATGAGCTCTGCGCCGTGGGTCTGGATGACACTGTCGGCTCTCTTTGGAGTGTTCTTTGTAGTTAGCTTCAGCGGGGCGATCTACCTGTGCCGGGCATCCCAACACCTGGAACGATTGGCTCGGCATGTACTCAACGaaggccagcagcagtacaaGCACTGA